One window of Bacillota bacterium genomic DNA carries:
- a CDS encoding right-handed parallel beta-helix repeat-containing protein, which produces MAKPKRTFSADVGQKSTGTAGPDQIEYDLDNLFAALDPADTFKDGSPGGIQTENIRAGAATDTIIGTRTVDQALAGDAHTGTLTQLLSWLAKHIKAVKGTANWYDAAASSIAGIWAKFNAATGHKHTGAADDAPQIGADGLADGAATDAKVGSRTVDQAQAPVGNTGTLTQLFSWLANRVKAITGATNWYDTPATSLANAKAHMDAAAPHSGHETPAGAQAKVDAHANRTDNPHGTTAAQTGALVSIKGVSNPGGNVDLVAGTGITITPDTTNKRVTITATGEALPAPHAGSHAVGGTDVLTPDAIGAETPAGAQAKADAVQANLTAHLAETVITANKTINVPADYPTIQAALDSLKKAWIPRDVTVTIQVAAGTYSHTSPIIVDHPQGLHIKIIGATPVTTTITGAGTITGSAGNWGVPILVQSTSGIAAGDYVIVRDTTGTGDHYAFRGIWKVISVDSATQITVQNTHRASAFPTATLSGGTVVVLKTVLKFVGCRGIVVAPNSALGLLGAVAVVGDGSTNEGILVGRLPSDLGVPGPAFILLGGNVGINGFGSNGIWVGYGGTVFAGSSTASGNGQNGFLADTGGFIWAISSTASGNGQNGFLAANGSSIVADSSTASGNGANGFWATNGSSIAAGSSTASGNTNSDYYAWLESSIYVYGYTGAPIFSPAVNTVGNANAIIST; this is translated from the coding sequence ATGGCTAAGCCCAAGCGGACATTCTCGGCTGACGTGGGCCAGAAATCCACCGGTACGGCCGGGCCGGACCAGATCGAATACGACCTGGATAACCTATTCGCTGCGCTCGACCCGGCGGACACTTTCAAAGACGGGTCGCCGGGCGGTATTCAGACGGAGAACATACGCGCCGGTGCCGCCACCGACACCATCATCGGCACGCGGACGGTGGACCAGGCCCTTGCCGGGGATGCGCACACCGGTACCCTGACCCAGCTCCTTTCGTGGCTGGCAAAACACATTAAGGCCGTCAAAGGCACCGCTAATTGGTACGACGCTGCCGCGTCTTCGATTGCCGGGATTTGGGCGAAGTTCAATGCGGCCACCGGCCACAAGCACACCGGAGCGGCTGACGATGCCCCGCAGATTGGGGCGGACGGCCTGGCGGATGGTGCGGCTACTGATGCCAAGGTTGGTAGCCGGACGGTCGATCAAGCCCAGGCCCCGGTGGGGAATACCGGGACCTTGACTCAGCTGTTCTCGTGGCTGGCGAACCGGGTCAAGGCGATTACCGGTGCCACGAACTGGTATGACACCCCGGCAACATCCCTGGCAAACGCCAAGGCTCATATGGACGCCGCCGCGCCGCACAGCGGCCACGAGACTCCAGCGGGAGCGCAGGCGAAGGTGGACGCCCATGCCAACCGTACAGACAACCCGCACGGCACCACAGCGGCCCAGACCGGGGCGCTGGTCAGCATCAAGGGCGTGAGCAACCCAGGCGGTAACGTCGATCTGGTGGCCGGCACCGGAATAACTATCACCCCCGATACGACAAACAAGCGGGTTACTATTACTGCCACCGGCGAGGCCCTACCGGCTCCACATGCTGGGTCACACGCTGTTGGTGGTACAGATGTACTCACGCCGGATGCCATTGGAGCCGAAACGCCTGCTGGCGCCCAGGCCAAGGCCGATGCTGTGCAGGCCAACCTCACTGCGCACTTGGCCGAAACTGTGATAACAGCTAATAAAACTATCAACGTGCCAGCAGATTATCCCACAATCCAGGCGGCCCTAGATAGTCTCAAAAAAGCCTGGATTCCTAGAGACGTTACTGTTACTATCCAGGTTGCGGCGGGGACTTATAGCCATACCTCTCCAATTATCGTTGACCACCCACAGGGCTTGCATATAAAGATTATCGGCGCAACTCCTGTCACTACTACCATAACTGGTGCAGGTACTATTACAGGCTCCGCAGGTAACTGGGGTGTGCCAATACTAGTGCAATCTACCAGCGGCATTGCGGCTGGTGATTACGTCATAGTCAGAGATACTACGGGTACAGGAGACCACTACGCCTTTAGGGGTATTTGGAAAGTCATAAGTGTTGATAGCGCAACTCAAATTACCGTGCAAAATACTCACCGTGCGAGTGCGTTCCCGACGGCAACTTTAAGCGGTGGCACAGTGGTAGTTCTAAAAACTGTATTGAAGTTTGTGGGTTGTCGGGGTATAGTTGTGGCTCCAAATTCCGCACTGGGGCTTTTGGGTGCTGTTGCAGTAGTTGGAGATGGTAGCACCAATGAAGGTATACTTGTTGGCAGGTTACCTAGCGACTTAGGAGTACCAGGGCCTGCATTCATTCTACTTGGAGGTAATGTTGGGATAAATGGCTTTGGCTCCAATGGTATATGGGTTGGATACGGAGGCACTGTTTTCGCTGGCTCCAGCACTGCCAGCGGCAATGGGCAGAATGGCTTTTTGGCAGACACTGGCGGCTTCATTTGGGCTATCTCCAGCACTGCCAGCGGCAATGGGCAGAATGGCTTTTTGGCAGCCAATGGTAGCTCCATTGTGGCTGACTCCAGCACTGCCAGCGGCAACGGGGCTAATGGCTTTTGGGCAACCAATGGTAGCTCCATTGCGGCTGGCTCCAGCACGGCTTCTGGCAATACCAACTCTGACTACTATGCATGGCTGGAGAGTTCTATTTACGTCTACGGTTACACTGGAGCGCCTATTTTTTCCCCCGCAGTGAACACTGTCGGTAATGCTAATGCTATTATTTCGACGTAG